Proteins encoded in a region of the Carassius gibelio isolate Cgi1373 ecotype wild population from Czech Republic chromosome B5, carGib1.2-hapl.c, whole genome shotgun sequence genome:
- the LOC127957976 gene encoding nuclear receptor corepressor 1 isoform X14, whose product MKQITRPSQEDKTDDKNEEDKAEKSEKKEDEEKKEEEEKDEKEDSKDISKDKEKCEGEEEEGKEQSTARGRKTANSQGRRKGRITTRSMANNEAASVVAEETPPQPPEPVLPEPTPSSKPEPVQKPTREPAKPSPAASTETRGAVEAGETSRWTEEEMEIAKKGLVEHGRDWTAIAKMVGTKSEAQCKNFYFNNKRRYSLDNLLRQHKVQGSRRLRGNRDPSQSDPAPDDDEESDGPDYSSDTESAPSPTQTDPTKSDGLTHANSALDGVSDQDVTANKGPVADAKGQEPPYGELQVKVEKSPEGGAEDMLPQDERAHSAYEMQIHPKSETQDVEMTTPSSERAQVQVKTEPKVKDKEEKQVEQHHSDNDSSATCSADEDVEAEPDRQRLFSLEKPSLLGPAGSVVVSSPKFLNVQQLQHRAATIPPMVSPHSLYPHLAFRYAPLDRDRAQPPRHVSAPYGHSNVPGGALSGFAMFQHQIKAVHESVQEDKQRLDQNESDRRPRVTTHSPTVVDREGKPFTYMPYDLKLMEQESHGGVGRPGSPYRLSPREPNKASPQPDASNANRYSVPPVLQPAPNQAVQNLSDVRMTFSRHRPPNIPSPPPLIPTSKPTDKPSFIQGGSISQGTPGTYLPSQTHAVYVPEVVKTTGGSISLGLPRQQDPAKPVSYIKQEECSPRGQSAQAEGLLSRAQYDGVVRGPIQIPDMRGPPGKGSEGMTFRGGSITQGTPALTQSSVAADLLKGTIAKLATEDLSSPEKSRAEARVIYEGKSGHILSFDGQSQSCFLSAIKNSREGTRSPLKRPYDIMEGSRGHPTRETAPYEGLISRALPRESPHESKDRAILTGSIMQGTPRASAEVYDEASMYGKQIKRESPPIRSFEGGITKGKPYEAVNTIKEMGRSIHEIPRKETQDSRKTPVLEGSITQGIPLKYEGSTVNPSAIKHNVKSLITSPMKISHSAMEAAERERAKYDDVKSSERVRHTSVVNSTSVLRSTHTEAGKSQLSPIMYEDSNARRTPTYTGTSISRSSPLLRGQDGSITTGKPASHERKNTLTPTQRDSVPAKSPVSGGEPRASHSPFDPHHRPVVPGEVYRTHLPPHLDPSLAFHQSSFSRVLDPAYMFPRQQSPTGYPNTYQLYTMENTRQTILNDYITSQQMQVIPRPDVTRGLSPRDPSIAIPYPPARGIIDLAQMPPTILLPHPGGTGSPSLDRITYIPGPQTPFPPRAFNPASISPGHPAHHSATAAIVERERESQREKERERERERDRVREMDQRERERAAVEYMRGGLVYFAGSEQPGRPGSRSFLRSTSPSVRSQEGVVQQRPSIFQGTNSKSVITPLMQMPSQAATSQASRYSAADALAALVDAAASAPQMEVAKVKEGKHSNSSSREEDMMTSRRAAQESQEVERRSVQSPYGDMSHPSGKPPHPAYAEGGGAAGSKEKAPPTKSRMEEELRTHGKTTITAANFIDVIITRQIAPDKDSRERGSQSSDSSSSMSSSRYDAQGGIEVISPANSPALREEKNEGPFPSEKSSGLRFDINRFRQSGDSGPSAPQQPPSSQADSYGPVPKTHRIMTLADHISHIITQDFAKSQDLPPSSSSLPSSSSSSSLSSTFSSGMGGGVGRVKPHNRYSPENPAPTAHHQRPPSRVSPENSSDKPRARPGRSPDRGRGPESYEPISPPQGYSGLDKQDASVVQSQRREQDLPEQRTDSRSPGSSSYLPSFFTKLESTSPMVMSKKQEIIRKAEVGNAQPGTEIFNLPAVTSSNSVNPRNHSFSDPASNLGLEDIIRKALMGNMEEKQEEPQQQQQQQQAQLGTGNSSGSMSSISDGRQEASPSPNTAGKQKLQSKASSRKSKSPNPGQAYSAGERPSSVSSVHSEGDYHRQAPTWAWEDRPSSTGSMQFPYNPLTMRMLSSTPPTSMACPSPSMQSQQQQQGGTSGPVASTRAWEREPPLLSEQYETLSDSDD is encoded by the exons CAGATAACACGACCGTCACAGGAAGACAAGACAGACGACAAGAACGAAGAGGACAAAGCGGAGAAATCGGAGAAGAAAGAGGACgaggagaagaaggaagaggaggagaaagatGAAAAAGAGGACTCTAA GGACATCAGTAAAGATAAAGAGAAGTGTgagggagaggaggaagagggtaAGGAGCAAAGCACGGCACGCGGCCGAAAGACCGCCAACAGCCAGGGACGCCGTAAGGGCCGCATCACCACCCGCTCCATGGCCAATAATGAAGCTGCATCTGTGGTGGCAGAGGAAACACCTCCACAACCACCTGAACCAG TTCTGCCGGAGCCCACACCCTCCTCTAAACCCGAGCCGGTGCAGAAACCAACACGAGAGCCTGCAAAACCCTCACCTGCAGCCAGCACAGAGACACGAG GCGCAGTTGAAGCTGGAGAGACGTCTCGCTGGACGGAGGAGGAGATGGAGATCGCCAAAAAAG GGCTGGTTGAACATGGTAGGGACTGGACAGCCATTGCTAAGATGGTAGGCACTAAAAGTGAAGCTCAGTGTAAGAACTTTTACTTCAACAACAAGAGACGATACAGCCTAGACAATCTACTACGGCAACACAAGGTACAG GGTTCCCGGCGGCTCCGTGGAAATCGAGACCCATCACAGAGCGATCCTGCgcctgatgatgatgaggagagTGACG GTCCCGATTACAGTTCTGACACAGAGAGTGCGCCTTCTCCAACTCAAACGGATCCCACCAAATCCGACGGGCTAACGCATGCCAATTCAGCTCTGGATGGTGTGTCAGACCAGGACGTCACGGCAAACAAAGGCCCAGTGGCAGATGCCAAGGGCCAGGAGCCTCCGTATGGTGAGCTACAGGTGAAAGTTGAGAAGAGTCCAGAAGGAGGAGCTGAAGACATGCTTCCTCAGGATGAGCGTGCACACTCTGCATACGAAATGCAGATCCATCCGAAAAGTGAGACACAGGATGTGGAGATGACCACTCCTAGCAGCGAAAGAGCACAGGTGCAGGTGAAGACCGAGCCGAAGGTCAAGGACAAGGAGGAAAAACAGGTGGAGCAACACCACTCCGATAATGACTCTAGCGCCACCTGCAGTGCGGATGAGGATGTGGAGGCTGAACCTGACCGACAAAG ACTTTTCTCTCTGGAGAAGCCGTCATTGCTTGGCCCTGCAGGCTCAGTGGTCGTGTCCTCACCCAAATTCCTCAACGTGCAGCAGCTACAGCATCGGGCCGCCACCATCCCCCCTATGGTCAGTCCCCATAGCCTCTACCCCCACTTAGCATTCAGATATGCCCCTCTGGACAGAGACAGGGCCCAGCCACCCCGCCAC GTTTCAGCTCCATACGGTCACAGCAACGTTCCCGGAGGAGCGTTGAGCGGCTTTGCTATGTTCCAGCACCAAATCAAAGCTGTACATGAGTCAGTGCAGGAGGACAAGCAGAGACTGGATCAGAACGAGTCTGACCGCAGACCGCGGGTCACCACCCACAGCCCCACTGTAGTGGACAGAGAAG GTAAGCCATTCACTTATATGCCATATGACCTGAAGCTGATGGAGCAGGAATCTCACGGTGGAGTGGGCAGACCGGGTTCTCCGTACAGACTGTCTCCTCGTGAGCCTAACAAAGCCTCACCCCAGCCCGATGCCAGTAACGCCAACCGCTACAGTGTACCTCCAG TTCTCCAGCCGGCACCAAACCAGGCGGTTCAGAATCTTTCAGATGTCCGCATGACGTTTTCCCGTCACAGGCCGCCCAACATTCCGTCTCCTCCGCCCCTCATTCCCACTTCCAAACCCACCGACAAGCCCTCCTTCATTCAGGGAGGCTCCATTTCACAG GGAACGCCAGGAACGTACCTTCCTTCTCAAACGCACGCTGTGTACGTACCGGAGGTAGTCAAGACCACAGGAGGGTCAATCTCACTCGGTTTACCAAGACAGCAGGACCCTGCCAAACCTG tGTCATATATTAAGCAGGAGGAGTGTTCTCCACGTGGACAGAGCGCTCAGGCGGAGGGACTCTTATCCAGAGCTCAGTATGATGGAGTTGTCAGAG GACCCATACAGATTCCAGACATGAGAGGGCCACCTGGAAAAGGCTCAGAGGGCATGACTTTCAGAGGAGGCTCCATTACGCAG GGCACTCCTGCCCTGACTCAGTCCAGTGTAGCAGCAGATCTGTTGAAAGGCACTATTGCTAAACTGGCCACAGAGGACCTGAGCAGCCCAGAGAAGAGCCGAGCTGAAGCTCGCGTTATCTACGAAGGCAAAAGCGGACACATCCTCTCTTTTGATGGTCAGAGCCAGAGCTGCTTCCTTTCTG CCATTAAGAACTCTAGAGAGGGCACTAGAAGCCCACTCAAGCGCCCATATGACATCATGGAGGGGTCCCGTGGACACCCAACACGTGAGACAGCACCTTATGAAG GTTTGATCAGCAGAGCATTGCCAAGAGAAAGTCCTCACGAGTCCAAGGATCGAGCCATACTCACAGGATCCATCATGCAAG GAACACCAAGAGCCTCTGCTGAAGTCTATGATGAGGCGTCCATGTACGGTAAACAGATCAAGAGGGAAAGTCCACCCATACGCTCTTTTGAGGGAGGCATCACAAAGGGTAAACCGTATGAGGCGGTGAACACCATAAAGGAGATGGGCCGCTCAATTCACGAGATTCCCCGTAAGGAGACTCAAGATAGTCGTAAAACTCCTGTTCTGGAAGGATCCATTACTCAG GGTATTCCTCTGAAGTACGAGGGCAGTACTGTGAACCCGTCCGCCATCAAGCACAATGTTAAGTCTCTGATCACAAGCCCAATGAAGATCTCACACTCTGCCATGGAGGCAGCTGAGCGTGAGAGGGCCAAGTACGATGATGTGAAGTCGTCCGAACGCGTCCGGCACACCTCTGTAGTGAACTCCACATCTGTCCTTCGCTCCACACACACAGAAGCGGGAAAATCTCAGCTCAGTCCAATCATGTATGAGGACAGCAATGCACGCAGAACCCCTACATACACCGGCACCTCCATATCCAGAAGTTCACCTCTGCTGCGAGGGCAAGACG gAAGTATAACAACAGGTAAACCAGCTTCTCATGAGAGGAAGAACACACTGACTCCAACCCAGAGGGACAGTGTGCCCGCCAAGTCACCGGTGTCTGGGGGTGAACCTCGTGCTTCTCACAGCCCGTTTGACCCCCACCATAGACCTGTGGTACCTGGAGAAGTGTACAGGACTCACCTGCCACCACACCTGGACCCCAGCCTCGCTTTTCACCAGTCATCTTTTTCACGAGTCCTCGACCCAG CGTACATGTTCCCACGGCAACAATCGCCGACCGGTTACCCCAACACATACCAGCTGTACACCATGGAAAACACTCGGCAGACCATTCTGAACGATTACATCACCTCGCAGCAGATGCAGGTCATACCGCGCCCTGATGTCACGAGGGGACTGTCCCCACGGGACCCGTCCATTGCCATCCCATACCCACCAGCTAGAG GAATAATTGATCTAGCCCAGATGCCACCTACCATCCTGTTACCTCACCCTGGGGGGACAGGTTCCCCCTCCCTGGACCGCATCACCTACATCCCTGGACCTCAGACCCCTTTCCCTCCTAGGGCATTCAACCCTGCCTCCATATCTCCAG GACATCCTGCCCATCACAGTGCCACTGCAGCTATtgtggagagggagagagagagtcagagagagaaGGAACGCGAGAGGGAAAGGGAAAGAGACCGGGTGCGAGAAATGGATCAGAGAGAACGGGAACGCGCAGCGGTGGAATATATGCGTGGAG GACTTGTTTATTTTGCAGGTTCTGAGCAACCTGGCCGACCAGGCAGCCGTAGTTTTCTGCGTTCCACTTCACCTTCTGTGAGATCACAGGAAGGCGTCGTCCAACAGCGGCCGAGCATCTTCCAGGGCACCAACTCCAAGAGCGTCATTACACCACTCAT GCAAATGCCATCACAAGCAGCTACATCTCAAGCCAGCCGATACAGTGCAGCTGATGCCCTCGCCGCCCTGGTGGACGCTGCTGCCTCTGCCCCGCAGATGGAGGTTGCGAAAGTCAAGGAGGGCAAGCATAGTAACAGTAGCTCCCGGGAGGAAGACATGATGACATCACGGCGAGCAGCACAGGAGTCGCAAGAGGTGGAGCGTCGTTCCGTGCAGTCTCCATATGGGGACATGTCACATCCTAGTGGGAAACCTCCCCATCCTGCGTATGCAGAGGGTGGAGGAGCTGCAGGGAGCAAAGAGAAAGCCCCACCGACCAAGTCACGCATGGAGGAGGAGCTACGCACACATGGGAAGACCACCATAACTGCTGCAAACTTTATTGATGTCATCATCACGCGCCAGATTGCCCCAGATAAGGATTCCCGTGAGAGAGGCTCACAGAGCTCGGACTCCTCCAGCAGCA TGTCGTCCAGTCGTTACGATGCTCAGGGTGGAATTGAGGTGATCAGCCCAGCTAACTCTCCAGCCTTAAGAGAAGAGAAGAACGAAGGCCCTTTCCCATCAGAAAAGAGCTCAG GATTAAGGTTTGACATTAACCGGTTCAGGCAGTCGGGAGATTCAGGACCATCTGCGCCTCAACAGCCCCCTTCCTCGCAGGCAGACAGTTATGGGCCTGTCCCGAAAACGCACCGCATCATGACCTTAGCTGACCACATTTCG CATATCATTACGCAAGACTTCGCCAAGAGCCAAGATCTTCCCCCATCATCCAGCTCGCTGCcttcctcttcatcctcctcctcgcTCTCCTCCACTTTCAGCTCTGGTATGGGAGGAGGTGTAGGTCGAGTTAAACCCCATAACCGCTATAGCCCCGAAAACCCAGCTCCTACTGCACACCACCAGAGACCACCAAGCAGAGTTTCCCCCGAGAACTCCTCCGATAAACCCAGAGCCAG GCCAGGTAGGTCTCCTGATCGAGGACGAGGACCAGAGAGCTATGAGCCCATCTCTCCCCCTCAGGGTTATTCTGGGTTGGATAAACAGGACGCCTCTGTAGTTCAGAGTCAGAGACGAGAGCAGGATCTCCCTGAACAGAG GACTGACTCGCGGTCACCAGGCAGCAGCAGTTACCTCCCCTCTTTCTTCACCAAACTGGAAAGCACGTCTCCTATGGTCATGTCCAAAAAGCAGGAGATCATCCGGAAGGCAGAAGTCG GTAATGCTCAGCCAGGCACAGAGATCTTCAATCTCCCAGCAGTAACATCGTCAA ACAGTGTAAACCCCAGAAACCACTCGTTTAGTGATCCAGCCAGTAATCTGGGTCTGGAGGACATCATCAGGAAGGCTCTGATGGGGAACATGGAGGAGAAGCAGGAGGagccacagcagcagcagcagcagcagcaagccCAGCTGGGGACAGGAAACAGCTCAGGCAGCATGAGCAGTATTTCAGACGGCCGACAGGAGGCCAGCCCGTCCCCTAACACAG CAGGAAAGCAGAAGCTTCAGAGCAAAGCTAGCAGCAGGAAATCAAAGTCTCCTAACCCAGGCCAGGCGTACTCTGCTGGAGAGCGGCCCTCTTCTGTGTCCTCGGTTCATTCGGAGGGCGATTACCACAGACAGGCTCCCACCTGGGCTTGGGAGGACCGGCCGTCATCCACAG GTTCCATGCAGTTCCCCTATAACCCCCTGACGATGCGCATGCTCAGTAGTACCCCTCCCACCTCCATGGCCTGCCCATCTCCCTCCATGCAGTCCCAGCAGCAGCAACAGGGTGGCACCTCTGGCCCCGTGGCCTCAACACGTGCATGGGAGAGAGAGCCACCGCTTCTGTCAGAGCAGTACGAGACCCTCTCAGACAGCGACGACTGA